In a single window of the Elaeis guineensis isolate ETL-2024a chromosome 6, EG11, whole genome shotgun sequence genome:
- the LOC105046861 gene encoding probable protein phosphatase 2C 62 — MSHGEVGTLYDSSVCSTGKGKSKSSIRKVTYGFHLVEGKQGHAMEDYHVAEFKQVHGYEVGLFAIFDGHSGQDVASYLRNHLFDNILHEPDFWTDTMSAIRRAYHRTDRKILKRKANDVRRRGGSTAVTVIVINGEKLVVANIGDSRAVICEEGVARQLSVDHEPLKERSLIESKGGFVTNEIGNVPRVDGQLAMSRSFGDRTLKEHISSDPDVVIEDIDEDAEFIILASDGLWKVMSNQEAVETIKDIKDARRAAMELIEEALLRKSKDDISCIVVHLC; from the exons ATGAGTCATGGAGAGGTAG GAACTCTGTATGATTCATCAGTATGCAGCACTGGAAAAGGCAAGAGTAAATCATCTATTAGAAAGGTCACATATGGCTTCCACTTGGTTGAGGGAAAACAAGGTCATGCCATGGAAGACTACCATGTTGCTGAATTCAAGCAGGTGCATGGCTATGAAGTCGGCCTGTTTGCTATATTCGATGGACATTCAGGTCAAGATGTTGCAAGTTACCTCCGTAATCATTTGTTCGACAATATCCTTCACGAA CCAGACTTTTGGACTGACACAATGAGTGCAATAAGAAGAGCATATCATAGAACCGATCGTAAGATTTTGAAGAGGAAAGCAAATGATGTAAGGAGAAGGGGAGGTTCCACTGCTGTTACAGTGATAGTGATCAATGGTGAGAAGCTGGTAGTTGCCAACATTGGCGATTCTCGTGCAGTCATATGCGAGGAAGGCGTCGCTAGGCAACTATCAGTGGATCATGAACCATTAAAGGAGCGAAGTCTAATAGAAAGCAAAGGTGGATTTGTCACTAATGAGATAG GAAATGTGCCACGAGTCGACGGGCAATTGGCGATGTCAAGGTCATTTGGTGACAGGACCTTAAAGGAACACATCAGCTCGGATCCTGATGTTGTAATAGAGGATATTGATGAAGATGCTGAGTTCATTATTTTGGCCAGTGATGGTTTGTGGAAG GTGATGTCCAACCAAGAGGCAGTGGAGACGATCAAGGACATCAAGGATGCTCGGAGGGCAGCAATGGAGCTAATCGAGGAGGCGCTTCTTAGGAAAAGCAAGGATGACATCTCCTGCATTGTTGTGCACCTATGCTAA